From the Serratia nematodiphila DZ0503SBS1 genome, one window contains:
- a CDS encoding SDR family oxidoreductase, with protein MNQKTPPVAIVTGASRGIGAAIAERLAADGFTVIINYSGNPAPADELVRKIEQRGGRALSVKADVSDAAAVTRLFDSAEQAFGGVDVLVNNAGVIALAPIADMKDEDADRLLDINLKGSFNAMREAAKRLRDNGRIINFSSSVVGLLQPGYGMYAASKAAIEALTSVLAKELRGRNITVNAVAPGPTATGLFLDGKTPELIERLAKMAPLERLGTPEDIAAAVAFLAGADGGWINGQTLRANGGII; from the coding sequence ATGAACCAGAAAACGCCTCCTGTCGCCATCGTCACCGGCGCATCCCGTGGCATCGGCGCGGCCATTGCCGAGCGTCTGGCCGCCGATGGCTTTACCGTCATCATCAACTATTCAGGCAACCCGGCGCCGGCCGATGAGCTGGTGCGCAAGATAGAACAGCGCGGCGGCCGCGCCTTGAGCGTCAAGGCCGACGTCAGCGATGCGGCTGCGGTCACCCGGCTGTTCGACAGCGCCGAACAGGCGTTTGGCGGCGTCGACGTGCTGGTCAATAACGCCGGGGTGATCGCGCTGGCGCCGATAGCGGACATGAAGGATGAAGACGCGGATCGCCTGCTCGACATCAACCTGAAAGGCAGCTTCAATGCGATGCGCGAGGCGGCGAAGCGCCTGCGCGACAACGGCCGCATCATCAACTTTTCTTCCAGCGTGGTGGGGTTGCTGCAGCCGGGTTACGGCATGTATGCCGCCAGCAAGGCGGCGATCGAAGCGCTGACCAGCGTGCTGGCGAAAGAGCTGCGCGGCCGCAATATCACGGTGAACGCCGTCGCGCCGGGGCCGACCGCCACCGGCTTGTTCCTCGACGGCAAAACCCCGGAGCTTATCGAGCGGCTGGCGAAGATGGCGCCGCTGGAGCGCCTGGGCACGCCGGAGGATATCGCCGCGGCGGTGGCTTTTCTCGCCGGGGCCGACGGCGGCTGGATCAATGGCCAAACCTTACGCGCCAACGGCGGCATCATCTGA
- a CDS encoding DUF1289 domain-containing protein: MAGHTQQSYPGVRSPCVSLCRIDDETQQCRGCRRTRAEIAAWPTASDTEKRAIWRRLELRQWVK; the protein is encoded by the coding sequence ATGGCGGGCCACACTCAGCAATCCTATCCTGGCGTCAGATCGCCCTGCGTCAGCCTGTGCCGGATCGACGACGAAACCCAGCAGTGCCGCGGATGCCGGCGCACGCGGGCGGAGATCGCCGCCTGGCCGACCGCCAGCGACACGGAGAAACGCGCTATTTGGCGGCGGCTAGAGTTGCGTCAATGGGTGAAATAA
- a CDS encoding CopG family ribbon-helix-helix protein: protein MSTTTIRIPDELKARVAAVAEQTGVTSHSFILQAITEKTQQEELRRDFENEAEKRYAKIIATGETVSWKEMRGYLENYAAGNTAAVKPAVKKLGR, encoded by the coding sequence ATGTCTACGACGACCATCCGTATTCCAGATGAGCTTAAAGCCCGCGTGGCCGCCGTCGCCGAGCAGACTGGCGTGACGTCTCACAGCTTTATTTTGCAGGCAATAACGGAGAAAACGCAGCAAGAAGAGTTGCGCCGCGACTTTGAGAATGAAGCGGAAAAACGCTATGCCAAGATAATTGCGACGGGAGAGACGGTTTCTTGGAAAGAGATGCGCGGTTATTTGGAAAATTACGCTGCGGGTAACACCGCTGCGGTTAAACCTGCCGTTAAAAAACTGGGGCGCTGA
- a CDS encoding type II toxin-antitoxin system RelE/ParE family toxin — translation MANVELAPEVRDDIERILAHLAQYAAADSGRRIQEIIQAVAVLEHNPLIGRSLGAGLRELIIGQQARGYLALYKYIPDIDTAFVLAIRSQKEQGY, via the coding sequence ATGGCAAATGTCGAGTTGGCGCCAGAGGTCAGGGATGATATAGAACGTATTCTCGCTCATTTGGCTCAGTATGCTGCCGCGGATTCAGGGCGGCGCATTCAGGAAATCATCCAGGCGGTTGCGGTATTGGAACATAATCCATTGATCGGACGGTCCCTTGGCGCAGGGCTGCGTGAATTGATTATTGGGCAGCAAGCTCGCGGTTATTTGGCGCTCTACAAATATATCCCTGATATCGATACGGCATTTGTTCTGGCGATCCGCAGTCAGAAAGAACAAGGGTATTGA
- the nrdF gene encoding class 1b ribonucleoside-diphosphate reductase subunit beta, with the protein MTTVTSAPLVRAINWNIIEDDKDLEVWNRLTSNFWLPEKVPLSNDIPSWATLTPKEQQLTIRVFTGLTLLDTIQNTVGAPALIADALTPHEEAVYSNISFMEAVHARSYSSIFSTLCQTPDVDDAYRWSEENRALQKKAGIILAHYRSDDPLLKKVASVFLESFLFYSGFYLPMYWSSRAKLTNTADLIRLIIRDEAVHGYYIGYKFQKGLEKVDAARRQQVKNFAFDLLQDLYDNEVRYTEELYDGVGWTEDVKTFLHYNANKALMNLGYEALFPPAMAEVNPAILSALSPNADENHDFFSGSGSSYVIGKAVNTEDEDWDF; encoded by the coding sequence ATGACGACCGTAACATCGGCGCCGCTGGTGCGCGCCATCAACTGGAACATCATCGAAGACGACAAGGATCTGGAGGTGTGGAACCGCCTGACCTCCAACTTCTGGCTGCCGGAGAAGGTGCCGCTGTCCAACGATATCCCCTCCTGGGCCACGCTGACGCCGAAGGAGCAGCAGCTGACCATTCGGGTGTTCACCGGGCTGACGCTGCTGGACACCATCCAGAACACCGTCGGCGCGCCGGCCCTGATCGCCGATGCGCTGACGCCGCACGAAGAGGCGGTGTACTCCAACATCAGTTTTATGGAGGCGGTGCACGCCCGCTCTTACAGCTCAATCTTCTCCACCCTGTGCCAAACGCCGGACGTGGATGACGCCTATCGCTGGAGCGAGGAAAACCGCGCGCTGCAGAAGAAAGCCGGCATCATTCTGGCGCACTACCGCAGCGACGATCCGCTGTTGAAAAAAGTCGCCAGCGTGTTCCTCGAGTCGTTCCTGTTCTATTCGGGCTTTTACCTGCCGATGTACTGGTCCAGCCGCGCCAAGCTGACCAACACCGCCGATCTGATCCGCCTGATCATTCGCGACGAAGCGGTGCACGGCTACTATATCGGCTATAAGTTCCAGAAAGGGCTGGAGAAGGTGGACGCCGCGCGGCGCCAGCAGGTGAAAAACTTCGCCTTCGATCTGCTGCAGGATCTGTACGACAACGAGGTGCGTTACACCGAGGAGCTGTACGACGGCGTCGGCTGGACGGAAGACGTGAAGACCTTCCTGCACTACAACGCCAACAAGGCGCTGATGAACCTCGGGTATGAAGCGCTGTTCCCACCGGCGATGGCGGAGGTCAACCCGGCGATCCTGTCGGCGCTGTCGCCGAACGCCGACGAAAACCACGATTTCTTCTCCGGTTCAGGGTCGTCTTACGTCATCGGCAAGGCGGTCAACACCGAGGATGAGGACTGGGATTTCTGA
- the nrdE gene encoding class 1b ribonucleoside-diphosphate reductase subunit alpha produces MATTELTRPETGALDYHSLNAMLNLYDAEGRIQFDKDRLAARHYFLQHVNQNTVFFHNLEEKLHYLVEEGYYEPQVLAQYEFPFIKQLFQQAYAKKFRFETFLGAFKYYTSYTLKTFDGKRYLERYEDRVCMVAMTLAAGDTALAQDLVEEMISGRFQPATPTFLNCGKRQRGELVSCFLLRIEDNMESIGRAVNSALQLSKRGGGVAFLLSNIREVGAPIKRIENQSSGVIPIMKMLEDAFSYANQLGARQGAGAVYLNAHHPDILRFLDTKRENADEKIRIKTLSLGVVIPDITFELAKNNEEMYLFSPYDVERVYGVPFSEIAVSEKYREMVDDKRIRKSRINAREFFQVLAEIQFESGYPYVMFEDTVNRENPIAGRINMSNLCSEILQVNRASTYHEDLSYDRIGKDISCNLGSLNIAKTMDAPDFGKAIETAIRALTAVADMSDIRSVPSIAEGNRSARAIGLGQMNLHGYLARERIFYGSEEGIDFTNLYFYTVAYHAIRASNRLAIERGGAFDGFEHSRYASGEYFDKYTERDWLPQTERVRELFAAAGIAIPGRDEWRALRQSVMMHGLYNQNLQAVPPTGSISYINNATSSIHPIVSRIEIRKEGKIGRVYYPAPYMTNDNLAYYQDAYEIGPEKIIDTYAAATQHVDQGLSLTLFFRDTATTRDINRAQIYAWRKGIKTIYYIRLRQMALEGTEVQGCVSCSL; encoded by the coding sequence TTGGCAACGACAGAACTGACCAGGCCCGAGACGGGCGCGCTGGATTACCATTCGCTCAACGCGATGCTCAATCTTTACGATGCGGAAGGCCGGATCCAGTTCGACAAGGATCGGCTGGCGGCGCGGCACTACTTCCTGCAGCACGTCAACCAAAACACCGTGTTCTTCCATAACCTGGAGGAAAAGCTGCACTATCTGGTGGAAGAAGGCTACTACGAGCCGCAGGTGCTGGCGCAGTACGAGTTCCCGTTTATCAAGCAGCTGTTCCAGCAGGCCTACGCCAAGAAATTCCGCTTCGAGACCTTCCTCGGCGCCTTCAAGTACTACACCAGCTATACGCTCAAAACCTTCGACGGCAAGCGCTATCTGGAACGCTACGAAGATCGGGTGTGCATGGTGGCGATGACGCTGGCGGCGGGCGATACCGCCCTGGCGCAGGATCTGGTGGAGGAGATGATTTCGGGCCGCTTCCAGCCGGCCACGCCGACCTTCCTCAACTGCGGCAAACGCCAGCGCGGTGAGCTGGTCTCCTGCTTCCTGCTGCGCATCGAAGACAATATGGAATCGATCGGCCGAGCGGTGAACTCCGCGCTGCAGCTGTCGAAGCGCGGCGGCGGCGTGGCCTTCCTGCTGAGCAATATTCGCGAGGTGGGCGCGCCGATCAAGCGCATCGAGAACCAGTCTTCCGGCGTCATTCCGATCATGAAAATGCTCGAAGACGCCTTCTCCTACGCTAACCAGCTCGGCGCGCGCCAGGGAGCCGGCGCGGTGTATCTCAACGCCCACCACCCGGATATCCTGCGTTTTCTCGATACCAAGCGGGAAAACGCCGACGAGAAGATCCGTATCAAGACGCTGTCGCTGGGGGTGGTGATCCCGGATATCACCTTTGAGCTGGCGAAGAACAACGAAGAGATGTACCTGTTTTCGCCCTACGACGTCGAGCGGGTGTATGGCGTGCCGTTTTCGGAGATTGCCGTCAGCGAGAAGTACCGCGAGATGGTGGACGACAAGCGCATCCGCAAGTCGCGCATCAACGCGCGCGAGTTCTTCCAGGTGCTGGCGGAGATCCAGTTCGAATCCGGCTACCCGTATGTGATGTTCGAGGACACGGTCAACCGGGAGAATCCGATCGCCGGGCGCATCAACATGAGCAACCTGTGTTCGGAGATCCTGCAGGTCAACCGCGCCAGTACGTATCATGAAGATCTGAGCTACGATCGCATCGGCAAGGACATCTCCTGCAACCTCGGCTCGCTGAACATCGCCAAAACCATGGACGCGCCAGACTTCGGCAAAGCGATCGAGACCGCGATCCGTGCGCTGACCGCGGTGGCCGACATGAGCGACATCCGCTCGGTGCCGTCGATCGCCGAAGGCAACCGCAGCGCCCGCGCCATCGGTCTGGGCCAGATGAACCTGCACGGTTACCTGGCGCGCGAGCGCATCTTCTACGGCTCGGAAGAAGGCATCGACTTCACCAATCTCTATTTCTATACCGTGGCCTATCACGCCATCCGCGCCTCGAACCGACTGGCGATCGAACGCGGCGGCGCGTTCGACGGCTTTGAGCACTCACGCTATGCCAGCGGCGAGTACTTCGACAAATATACCGAACGCGACTGGCTGCCGCAGACCGAGCGGGTGCGCGAGCTGTTCGCCGCCGCCGGCATCGCCATTCCGGGGCGCGACGAGTGGCGCGCGCTGCGCCAGTCGGTGATGATGCACGGGCTGTACAACCAGAACCTGCAGGCGGTGCCGCCGACCGGCTCCATCTCGTACATCAACAACGCCACCTCCAGCATTCATCCGATCGTTTCGCGCATCGAGATCCGCAAGGAAGGCAAGATCGGCCGCGTTTACTACCCGGCGCCTTACATGACCAACGACAACCTGGCGTATTACCAGGATGCCTACGAGATTGGCCCGGAGAAAATCATCGATACCTATGCCGCCGCCACGCAACACGTCGATCAGGGGCTGTCGCTGACGTTGTTCTTCCGCGATACCGCCACTACCCGCGACATCAACCGCGCGCAGATCTACGCCTGGCGCAAAGGCATCAAGACCATTTACTACATCCGCCTGCGCCAGATGGCGCTGGAAGGCACCGAGGTGCAGGGCTGCGTGTCCTGCTCGCTGTGA
- the nrdI gene encoding class Ib ribonucleoside-diphosphate reductase assembly flavoprotein NrdI: MNPLVYFSSSSENTHRFVEKLGLPAIRIPIAGARSKLLMEQPYILIVPSYGGGSAVGAVPIQVIRFLNVPQNRSYLRGVIAAGNTNFGAAYGIAGDIIAKKCQVPFLYRFELLGTAQDVENVRQGVTAFWQRQN, from the coding sequence ATGAATCCGCTGGTCTATTTCTCCAGCAGTTCGGAGAACACCCACCGATTCGTTGAGAAACTGGGCCTGCCGGCGATCCGCATTCCGATCGCCGGCGCCCGCAGCAAATTGCTGATGGAACAACCCTATATCTTGATCGTGCCCAGCTATGGCGGCGGCAGCGCCGTCGGCGCGGTGCCGATCCAGGTGATCCGCTTTCTCAACGTTCCGCAAAACCGTTCATACCTGCGCGGCGTCATCGCCGCCGGGAACACCAACTTCGGCGCAGCGTACGGCATCGCCGGCGACATCATCGCCAAAAAATGCCAGGTGCCTTTTTTGTACCGCTTCGAGCTGCTCGGCACCGCGCAAGACGTTGAAAACGTTCGACAGGGAGTAACCGCATTTTGGCAACGACAGAACTGA
- the nrdH gene encoding glutaredoxin-like protein NrdH, whose protein sequence is MSIIIYSKPDCVQCNATYRAFDKQGIDYQVIDLTQDQQALNHVKSLGYQQVPVIIAGDDHWSGFRPDKIGALALTC, encoded by the coding sequence ATGAGCATTATTATTTACAGTAAGCCGGACTGTGTCCAGTGCAACGCCACCTATCGCGCATTTGATAAGCAGGGGATTGATTATCAGGTGATCGATCTCACCCAGGATCAGCAGGCGCTGAACCACGTTAAATCATTAGGTTATCAGCAGGTTCCGGTGATTATCGCCGGTGACGATCACTGGTCCGGTTTCCGGCCGGACAAAATCGGCGCGCTGGCGCTCACCTGCTGA
- a CDS encoding carboxymuconolactone decarboxylase family protein yields MIKQRLNYAELAPAPYKNMVSALMALEKGALDKATIELMFMRVSQINGCAYCLDMHGKALRESGFSHAKLDTLAGWRVSHEFSERERAALEWAESVTLIAATGAPDSAFEALKAHFSDTEIADLTFAISIMNAFNRLAVSMRQ; encoded by the coding sequence ATGATTAAGCAACGTTTGAATTACGCCGAGCTGGCGCCCGCCCCGTACAAAAATATGGTGAGCGCGCTGATGGCGCTGGAGAAAGGCGCTCTGGACAAAGCGACCATCGAGTTGATGTTTATGCGCGTTTCGCAGATCAACGGCTGCGCCTACTGCCTGGACATGCACGGTAAAGCGCTGCGCGAAAGCGGCTTCAGCCACGCCAAACTCGATACGCTGGCGGGCTGGCGCGTCAGCCATGAGTTCAGCGAGCGCGAACGCGCCGCGCTGGAATGGGCCGAGTCGGTGACGCTGATCGCCGCCACCGGCGCGCCGGACAGCGCTTTTGAGGCGCTGAAAGCGCACTTCAGCGATACCGAGATCGCCGATCTGACCTTCGCCATCAGCATCATGAACGCCTTCAACCGGCTGGCCGTCAGCATGCGCCAATAA
- a CDS encoding PLP-dependent aminotransferase family protein has protein sequence MMPTFLTSLRLDSRLAEPLYRQIYLRIKDAIAQGNLAAGSRLPSVRGLASDLGVARATVESAYAQLIAEGFLQSRGQAGTYVSPQLPPMQGAASAAPPLPAVAPDPLQPQGMLQPFQLGVPALDAFPRALWQRIVARQLRGSTVASLALPPAGGLPELREAIAHYLHLSRGISCQPEQIFLCAGYPALLDWVVETLLHAGDAVWIEDPGYPVTRPLLRAAGVRPVAVPVDEQGMDVAAGILTEPEARLAVVTPTHQSPLGVSLSLARRMALLDWAQQRGAWILEDDYDSEFRYHGRPLPPLKSLDVQGRVLYAGTFSKTLFPALRMAYLVVPAGLTAAFARSSRLRGCGCPPLLQASVADFIRQGHFYRHLKRMRPLYRQRREWLTQALERRLEAWLTVVPQQGGIQLLARLCDDMADAPLAAQAWQQGLAVQALSDWRIDSSAGQGLLLGFANFSRREEAERAVQGLAQLFKHAN, from the coding sequence ATGATGCCAACTTTCCTGACCTCGCTGCGTTTGGACAGCCGGCTCGCCGAACCGCTGTACCGGCAGATTTATCTGCGAATCAAAGACGCCATCGCCCAGGGCAACCTGGCGGCGGGCAGCCGGCTGCCTTCGGTACGCGGGTTGGCGAGCGATCTTGGCGTGGCGCGCGCCACGGTGGAAAGCGCCTACGCGCAACTTATTGCCGAAGGTTTTTTGCAGAGCCGGGGGCAGGCAGGCACCTATGTCTCGCCGCAGTTGCCGCCCATGCAGGGGGCGGCGTCCGCTGCACCGCCGTTGCCGGCGGTGGCGCCCGATCCGCTGCAGCCGCAGGGCATGCTGCAGCCTTTCCAACTGGGCGTGCCGGCGCTGGATGCGTTTCCACGTGCGCTGTGGCAGCGCATTGTCGCCCGCCAGCTGCGCGGTTCTACGGTGGCTTCCCTGGCGCTGCCGCCGGCCGGCGGCCTGCCTGAACTGCGTGAGGCGATCGCCCATTATCTGCATTTGTCGCGCGGCATCAGCTGCCAGCCGGAGCAGATTTTCCTCTGCGCCGGTTACCCGGCGCTGTTGGACTGGGTGGTGGAGACGCTGTTGCACGCCGGTGACGCGGTATGGATTGAAGATCCCGGTTATCCGGTTACGCGCCCGCTGCTGCGGGCCGCCGGCGTGAGGCCGGTCGCCGTGCCGGTGGATGAACAGGGCATGGACGTGGCCGCTGGTATTCTGACGGAGCCCGAGGCGCGGCTGGCGGTGGTCACGCCGACTCATCAGAGCCCGCTCGGTGTCTCGCTCAGCCTGGCGCGGCGGATGGCGCTGCTCGACTGGGCGCAGCAGCGCGGGGCCTGGATCCTCGAGGATGACTACGACAGCGAGTTTCGCTATCACGGGCGGCCGCTGCCGCCGCTGAAAAGCCTCGACGTTCAGGGGCGGGTGCTGTACGCCGGCACTTTCAGCAAAACGCTGTTCCCGGCGCTGCGCATGGCTTATTTGGTGGTGCCCGCCGGTCTGACGGCGGCATTCGCGCGCAGCAGCCGGCTGCGCGGCTGCGGCTGCCCACCGCTGCTGCAGGCAAGCGTGGCGGATTTCATCCGCCAAGGGCATTTCTACCGCCACCTGAAACGCATGCGGCCGCTGTACCGCCAGCGGCGCGAGTGGCTGACGCAGGCGCTGGAACGGCGACTGGAGGCGTGGCTGACGGTGGTGCCGCAGCAGGGCGGCATTCAGCTGTTGGCCCGGCTGTGCGACGACATGGCGGATGCGCCCTTGGCGGCGCAGGCGTGGCAACAGGGGCTGGCGGTGCAGGCGCTCTCAGACTGGCGCATCGACAGTTCGGCGGGGCAGGGGTTACTGTTGGGGTTCGCCAATTTCAGCCGGCGAGAGGAGGCGGAGCGGGCGGTGCAGGGGCTAGCGCAGCTGTTTAAACACGCAAATTAA
- a CDS encoding DUF883 family protein, producing MFKKAERTERDIDQDVTLLADTLDEVLRESGDKTKEELKELHSKAKGVLRDARARFNGSTSLTQHARDAVDQADSYVRDKPWQGVGIGAAVGIVLGVLLARR from the coding sequence ATGTTTAAGAAAGCGGAAAGAACAGAACGCGACATCGATCAGGACGTCACTCTGTTGGCCGATACGCTGGATGAAGTGTTGCGCGAGTCCGGTGACAAGACCAAAGAGGAACTGAAAGAGCTGCACAGCAAGGCGAAAGGCGTGTTGCGCGACGCCCGGGCGCGGTTCAATGGCTCCACCAGTCTGACACAGCATGCGCGCGACGCGGTCGATCAAGCCGACAGCTATGTGCGTGACAAACCTTGGCAGGGCGTAGGGATCGGTGCCGCCGTCGGCATCGTGCTCGGCGTGCTGCTGGCCCGGCGTTAA
- the asr gene encoding acid resistance repetitive basic protein Asr, whose amino-acid sequence MKKVLALIVAATMGLSSVAFAADTAATAPATTTAPAATTTTTTAAPAAAAEKAPAKATHHKKAKHHKKAPAQKAQAAKKHHKKAPAQKAQAAKKHHKKAPVQKAQAAKKHHKKAGKKA is encoded by the coding sequence ATGAAAAAAGTATTAGCGCTGATCGTTGCTGCCACTATGGGTCTGTCTTCTGTTGCTTTCGCTGCTGATACTGCAGCTACTGCTCCGGCTACCACCACCGCGCCAGCTGCGACCACCACCACCACTACCGCTGCGCCAGCGGCGGCTGCTGAAAAAGCGCCAGCTAAAGCGACGCACCACAAGAAAGCCAAGCACCACAAAAAAGCGCCAGCCCAGAAAGCTCAGGCCGCTAAAAAGCACCACAAAAAAGCGCCGGCTCAGAAAGCCCAGGCCGCTAAAAAGCACCACAAAAAAGCGCCAGTGCAGAAAGCTCAGGCCGCTAAAAAACACCACAAAAAAGCCGGTAAAAAAGCATAA
- a CDS encoding DUF4440 domain-containing protein, with protein MNPYFTEVIDAHIAIERWLGKGAGEEQALLARFTPDFSMIALNGAPQDFTALCAFFRAHRAAKPGLEIEIEEMKLVAEWPTGAVVSYREKQSLPGQSATLRYSTVVFERQLNALGWRHLHETAAAQ; from the coding sequence ATGAACCCGTATTTTACCGAAGTGATCGACGCCCACATCGCCATTGAACGCTGGCTGGGCAAAGGGGCCGGAGAAGAGCAGGCGCTGCTGGCGCGCTTTACGCCGGATTTCAGCATGATCGCGCTGAACGGCGCCCCGCAGGATTTCACCGCGCTGTGCGCTTTTTTCCGCGCGCATCGCGCCGCCAAACCGGGACTGGAAATCGAGATAGAAGAGATGAAGCTGGTGGCCGAATGGCCGACGGGCGCGGTAGTCAGCTACCGGGAAAAACAGAGTCTGCCGGGACAAAGCGCTACGCTGCGCTACTCCACGGTGGTGTTTGAACGCCAGCTCAACGCGCTCGGCTGGCGGCATTTGCATGAAACCGCCGCGGCGCAATGA
- a CDS encoding MFS transporter, producing the protein MSYRSKVAIVYLLGFFVDLINMFIANVAYPAIGQAMRASVSQLAWVSNGYILGLTLVIPLSAWLAQRIGGRRVFLLSLALFMLATLGAGNADSIGTLIGWRTLQGMGGGLLIPIGQTLTYQLYRSHERAGLSAAIMLVGLLAPALSPALGGWLVDRLDWRWVFFANLPLAALALALAALWLRAEAPTAARKPLDATGLLSGCAALTLLLLGLTRLSEAGHQVSGAALLAAGLLVLAYYLRHSLRTPQPLLNLRLVGDPLLRNAMTIYLCIPGLFIGVSLVAMLYLQNQLGMPAAQVGGLMLPWALASFLAITLTGKTFNRLGPRPLLIVGCLLQGAGMLTLAQIDQAGQHALQIAAFALMGFGGSLCSSTAQSSAFLQIPDAQLADASALWNINRQLSFCLGVALLSLLLNLLLAVLPPAAAYRTCFILAGASVLIPLLLCLRLANRAIVRQLNAQQDAL; encoded by the coding sequence ATGTCTTATCGCAGCAAAGTGGCAATCGTCTATCTGCTCGGCTTTTTCGTCGATCTGATCAATATGTTTATCGCCAACGTCGCCTACCCCGCCATCGGCCAGGCGATGCGAGCGTCGGTCAGCCAGCTGGCGTGGGTCAGCAACGGCTATATTCTCGGCCTGACGCTGGTGATCCCGCTCAGCGCCTGGCTGGCGCAGCGTATCGGCGGACGGCGGGTGTTTCTGCTCTCGCTGGCGCTGTTCATGCTGGCCACCCTCGGCGCGGGCAACGCCGACAGCATCGGGACGCTGATCGGCTGGCGCACCCTGCAGGGCATGGGCGGCGGCTTGCTGATCCCCATCGGCCAGACGCTGACCTATCAGCTGTATCGCAGCCATGAACGCGCCGGGCTGTCTGCGGCCATCATGTTAGTCGGGCTGCTGGCGCCGGCGCTGTCACCGGCGCTGGGCGGCTGGCTCGTCGATCGGTTGGACTGGCGCTGGGTGTTTTTCGCCAACCTGCCGCTGGCGGCTCTGGCCCTGGCGCTGGCGGCGCTGTGGCTGCGCGCGGAAGCGCCGACGGCGGCGCGTAAACCGCTCGACGCCACGGGGCTGCTGAGCGGCTGCGCGGCGCTGACGCTGCTGCTGCTCGGCCTGACCCGGCTGAGCGAGGCCGGCCATCAGGTTTCCGGCGCGGCGCTGCTGGCCGCCGGTCTGCTGGTGCTGGCCTATTATTTGCGCCATAGTCTGCGCACCCCGCAGCCGCTGCTGAACCTGCGGCTGGTCGGCGATCCGCTGCTGCGCAACGCCATGACGATTTATTTGTGCATTCCCGGCCTGTTCATCGGCGTCAGCCTGGTGGCAATGCTGTATCTGCAAAACCAGCTGGGGATGCCCGCCGCACAGGTTGGCGGCCTGATGCTGCCCTGGGCGCTGGCATCGTTCCTGGCCATCACGCTGACTGGCAAAACCTTTAACCGCCTCGGCCCACGGCCGCTGCTGATCGTCGGCTGCCTGCTGCAAGGCGCCGGCATGCTGACGCTGGCGCAGATCGATCAGGCCGGGCAGCACGCGTTGCAGATCGCCGCCTTCGCCCTGATGGGGTTCGGCGGCAGCCTGTGCAGCAGCACCGCGCAGAGCAGCGCGTTCCTGCAGATCCCCGACGCTCAGTTGGCGGACGCCAGCGCGCTGTGGAACATCAACCGCCAACTCAGTTTTTGCCTCGGTGTGGCGCTGCTCAGCCTGCTGCTGAATCTGCTGCTGGCCGTGTTGCCGCCCGCGGCGGCTTACCGCACCTGCTTCATTCTGGCGGGCGCCAGCGTACTTATCCCGCTGCTGCTGTGCCTGCGCCTCGCCAACCGCGCCATCGTGCGCCAACTCAACGCTCAACAGGATGCTTTATGA